A stretch of DNA from Camelus ferus isolate YT-003-E chromosome 18, BCGSAC_Cfer_1.0, whole genome shotgun sequence:
CCAAATGGTCCACCCAGACCAGACCCTGACCTTCCGTCTAGAGCATGAGAGCTCTCTGGAATCGTGTTTTAACAAAATATTCAGCAAGCACTGAAGACCTCCCTTCTCTGCACACCCAAGGTTGTAGAAATGGCTGCAGTGTTTAAAATAGCTAAGTACACCTTTTTTCGGTCCCACCAGACCAAGGCCAGAGGGAGAGATACCAACAGGAAGGTTGGGgggctgttttctctttcatgctTTTGCTTTACCAAGGGTATCACCTAGAGCTTTTCAATTGCAGGGTTCGAAGCTGATGCTAACTTAAACACACTCAAAAGGGAATGTGTGCGGGGGCGGCGGCAGGGAGAGAGGgtacagcccagtggtagagcgcctgcctagcatgcacgaggtcctgggttcaatccccagtacctccatcaaaaaaagaaaataaaccgaattaccccCCCTCCCCAGTATGGGTAGGAGTTCCCGGGGCCCAGTTCCAAACCAGCGACGCCCCCAAGTTCCCTAGTGCTTCatgggtgggaggctgggaaatcttGACATGAGGGAGGCCCCTGAGCCCTgaaggctggtggggaggggatggtgtAAAAGGGGAAATTGGACCCACCTGGACAGGCGGAGGATGCTCAGGGGAGCACAGAGAATCTGCAGTGGTGGacactggggatggggaggatggAGGTGCGGGGTGTGACCTGTCTCCTTTTTTGCCCCTCCAAGAACAGTTCACCAGGACCCCTAGGGTGCAGTCTCCAGTTCCAGTACAGTCCACGTGTCCGTACTGCGGAAACCACATCATCACGGCGATCACTCCTGTCCCGGGTGTCCTCACCTGGCTTCTGTGCACTGGCATCGTCCTGTCTGGGTGAGTGGCTGCCCCTCACCTCCACAGGGCCCTGAGCATCAAGTGCGGGGGGCCTGCTGGGTTTGGGGGGCGCTGGCAGTTTCTTAGCCCACCACGGGTGGCCGGGCAGCACCAAGGACAGATGGGGCCGGGTGAGTGGGGGTCCCAGGCTTGGCTTGGCCCCAGGTGAATCCCATGGCCTGCTGCTTTCGAGGCTGCAGGTGTTTCCTTGGCTGCTGCCTCATCCCCTTCTACGTGGACAGCTTGATGGACGTGATACATCTGTGCCCTGTGTGCCAGCAAGAACTCTTCCGCTACAAACGCCTGTGAAATAAACGTCGATTAAGTGACCAGTGCCGGCCCGTGTCTGTCTTGTTGGGgttcccccagccctgctcagcgAAGTGATGAAGGGAAAGGGACTAGGGCggtgcccacctgccctgccctgtgccctcctGTTGCAGTGGAAGGCCAGGTGAGCACTGAGCACTGCACATTGTAGGTACTCAGTGAGCACCGGGGGAATGAATGATGTCCTGCATGgtggccctccctcctccagctccgtCCTTTTCTGAGCCTTCGGAAACCACAGTCCACTGACCGGATCCTGTCTTTCCTGGCTCCTTACCGTCAGCTCGAGCTTCTGCACCATCTCTGCAACTCCAGCCGGGGAGCCTGCACATCCTCACCTGGGGCTCACTCCTCACAGAGCAAGGCCCTGCCCGGCTGACCCATGACCTCCTGCTGCTAaatcccacccccaccaggcaCTTCTCCTTCTTTCCTACCTGCCTGGACTCTCTGCAGCCCCCgaccctctctgccctctcccttgtcctgcgggggtggggggctacGGCCACCTCCTGTGCACCCTCTCAGCACACCCTTTTGGGCTGATGCCCCCCAGGGTCCTCACCTCCTGCATCCCACAGCCCTCCCCGGATGCCCAGCCCCCTCATCCACCCATGCCCACGAACCCACCAGGTCTCAAAGTCACCCCTCTTGCGGCCTCCTGGCGTGGCCCTGGTGGCCGGGGCCGGCACTGCCACCTCCCCGCAGCATGTCCTCTAATCCCAGGGCCTCCTGTCCTTTCTGCCCGGCAATGATTGCTTTCCTTCCCCATTGTTATCTGCCCAGCTCTTCCTGGGGTCTCCTGCCCCAGATCTTGACCGCTCCTTCCGGTCCAGTCCTTACCTGCAGCCAGCGGCTGGCACAGGGTGAGCCCAGTTAAGTTAACTCGGGTAAGAGTAATCTCCTCTAGCTCGCCTAGAACTCACCGTCCCCAGGACCCAGCTTGTAACGCGGGGTCCCTTTGAAGCCGTTTGTGGCCTGCTTCCCTCACCAACCACGCTCCAGCCAGCCAGAAAAGCTGTCCGTTCACCCATGCATCTGCTCTCCCCCTGGCCCCTTCTGGActgcccttcccaccctcttctctctccgCTGCCCCTTTCTGGCCCCACTGCTCCCTCTTGAGTCTCTGTCACTTTCCCCAGGTCCTGGTGTCCCCTGGTGGGTCCATGGGAGCTGGGATTGGGCAGCAGATCTTCTCAAATCTCTGTTCCCACTTCTCCACAAGAGGTTTAATCCTTAACATTCCTTCACAGCTACCGCACAGTAGCTTTTCTGTCCTGCAAAGGCTGCTATGCTGGAATCTGGTAAATGCTGAGGACATTCAAAGGCCCCAAGTTGACTTAAGAGCCGGATCCCTCCTAGGTAAAATGTGGTCTGCCTAGGTGTGAGGTCAGGCAGGGGGTGGGCGAAAGAAAACCCAGGGGCACAaagaagggatttttaaaaattttgtaaaatataacaaatagtattgttttatcttttctattaaaatgaatt
This window harbors:
- the LITAFD gene encoding LITAF domain-containing protein, coding for MRPDGDKVGPPTSYALLKCHKTNYASISEQFTRTPRVQSPVPVQSTCPYCGNHIITAITPVPGVLTWLLCTGIVLSGCFLGCCLIPFYVDSLMDVIHLCPVCQQELFRYKRL